A genomic stretch from Pseudomonas alkylphenolica includes:
- a CDS encoding PaaI family thioesterase, whose protein sequence is METPQEVVLSAFSQLLGCRLQRLEAGVAEMTLALEPHLRNRGAKLHGGAIFSLVDTAMGLACSSSHGFDQQSVTLECKINYLRAVSEGEVLCIARVLHAGRRTLVVDAEVLQDDKLVAKAQGTFVVL, encoded by the coding sequence ATGGAAACCCCGCAAGAGGTCGTCCTCAGCGCCTTCAGCCAGCTGCTTGGCTGCCGCCTGCAACGTCTGGAAGCGGGGGTTGCAGAAATGACCCTCGCCCTGGAGCCGCATTTACGCAACCGCGGCGCCAAGCTGCATGGCGGGGCGATCTTCAGCCTGGTCGATACCGCCATGGGGCTGGCCTGCTCCAGTTCCCATGGCTTCGACCAGCAGAGCGTGACCCTGGAATGCAAGATCAACTACCTGCGCGCAGTCAGCGAAGGTGAGGTGCTGTGCATCGCCCGGGTGCTGCATGCCGGGCGGCGCACCCTGGTGGTCGACGCTGAAGTACTTCAGGACGACAAGCTGGTGGCAAAAGCGCAGGGAACGTTCGTCGTCCTCTAG
- the gshA gene encoding glutamate--cysteine ligase, with product MSELLNRRLSLLGQGDNLSLLKQCLHGIERECLRVTEDGRLAQTPHPEALGAALTHEQITTDYSESLLEFITPALADPAQTLESLENIHRFAYSKLGSEYLWSPSMPCPLPAEEDIPIAWYGDSNIGQLKYVYRKGLALRYGRTMQCIAGIHYNFSLPEKLWPLLRSAEASNLDDRAYQSAAYIALIRNFRRYSWLLMYLFGASPALDAGFLRGRPHQLEQFDADTLYLPYATSLRMSDLGYQSNAQAGLTPCYNDLNSYTDSLRKAVATPYAPYVEIGTHKDGEWVQLNTNILQIENEYYSNIRPKRVTYSGERPIQALMARGIQYVEVRCLDINPFLPTGIDLPESRFLDAFLLFCALEDSPLLGYLECGNCTGNFLSVVKEGRRPGLVLQRHGKPVELKEWANELLERIAPLAALLDRSLDSDEHAKALELQKAKVSDPSLTPSAQVLASMTEHKESFSRFALRQSQAHAEFFRAQALPADEQQRFETAARESLEAQARLEREEDKADFDLFVSAYQASILAISN from the coding sequence TTGAGCGAACTTCTCAACCGCCGCCTGAGCCTGCTCGGCCAAGGCGACAACCTCTCCCTGCTCAAGCAGTGCCTGCACGGCATCGAGCGCGAATGCTTGCGTGTGACCGAGGACGGTCGCCTGGCACAAACCCCGCACCCCGAGGCTCTCGGCGCGGCGTTGACCCACGAGCAGATCACCACGGACTACTCGGAGTCGCTGCTGGAGTTCATCACCCCAGCCCTGGCCGACCCGGCGCAGACCCTCGAAAGCCTGGAGAACATCCACCGCTTCGCCTACTCCAAACTGGGTAGCGAATACCTGTGGAGTCCGTCGATGCCCTGCCCGCTACCGGCCGAGGAAGACATTCCGATTGCCTGGTATGGCGATTCCAACATCGGTCAGCTCAAGTACGTCTACCGCAAGGGCCTGGCCCTGCGTTACGGCCGCACCATGCAGTGCATTGCCGGGATTCACTACAATTTCTCGCTGCCAGAAAAACTCTGGCCGCTGCTGCGCAGCGCTGAAGCCAGCAACCTCGATGACCGCGCGTATCAGTCGGCGGCTTACATCGCCCTGATCCGTAACTTCCGCCGCTACAGCTGGTTGCTGATGTACCTGTTCGGCGCCTCGCCGGCGCTGGATGCCGGTTTCCTGCGCGGCCGCCCGCATCAGCTCGAACAGTTCGACGCCGATACGCTCTACCTGCCGTACGCCACCAGCCTGCGCATGAGCGACCTGGGTTACCAGAGCAACGCCCAGGCCGGCCTGACGCCTTGCTACAACGATCTGAACAGCTACACCGACAGCCTGCGCAAGGCCGTCGCCACCCCGTATGCGCCGTATGTCGAAATCGGTACGCACAAGGATGGTGAATGGGTACAGCTCAATACCAACATCCTGCAGATCGAAAACGAGTACTACTCCAACATCCGCCCCAAACGCGTGACCTACAGCGGTGAGCGGCCGATCCAGGCCCTGATGGCCCGCGGTATCCAGTACGTCGAAGTGCGGTGCCTGGACATCAACCCGTTCCTGCCGACCGGCATCGATTTGCCGGAATCGCGCTTCCTCGACGCCTTCCTGTTGTTCTGCGCTCTGGAAGACAGCCCGCTGCTGGGTTACCTGGAATGCGGCAACTGCACCGGCAACTTCCTCAGTGTGGTCAAGGAAGGTCGCCGCCCGGGCCTGGTGCTGCAACGCCACGGCAAGCCGGTGGAACTCAAGGAATGGGCCAATGAACTGCTTGAGCGGATTGCGCCATTGGCCGCGCTGCTCGACCGCAGCCTGGACAGCGATGAACACGCCAAGGCGCTTGAACTGCAGAAGGCCAAGGTCAGCGACCCGTCTCTGACGCCGTCGGCCCAGGTCCTGGCGAGCATGACTGAACACAAGGAGAGCTTCAGCCGCTTTGCCTTGCGCCAGAGCCAGGCACATGCCGAGTTCTTCCGCGCCCAAGCCCTGCCGGCGGACGAGCAGCAGCGCTTCGAAACAGCGGCGCGCGAATCCCTGGAGGCCCAGGCCAGACTTGAGCGCGAAGAGGACAAGGCCGACTTCGACCTGTTCGTCAGTGCTTATCAGGCCAGCATCCTGGCAATCAGCAACTGA
- a CDS encoding TetR/AcrR family transcriptional regulator, giving the protein MSRTVSTRKPRAASQARIDSILEAARTLLASEGVASLSIYSVAERAQIPPSSVYHFFASVPALLEALTADVHGAFRACLAEPIEANTLNTWHDLSRLVEQRMLSIYNQDAAARQLILAQHGLSEVTQADRQHDIELGDLMHKLFAQHFQLPVLPEDVDVFALAMELGDRVYARSVQLHGQITPRMAEEGMRVFDAYLGLYLPPYLPKR; this is encoded by the coding sequence ATGAGCCGGACTGTCTCCACACGCAAACCCCGCGCCGCCAGCCAGGCGCGGATCGACTCGATCCTCGAGGCGGCGCGTACCCTGCTGGCCAGCGAGGGCGTGGCCAGCCTGTCGATCTACAGTGTCGCCGAGCGGGCACAAATCCCGCCGTCCTCGGTGTATCACTTTTTCGCCAGTGTCCCGGCCTTGCTCGAGGCCCTGACCGCCGATGTGCATGGCGCGTTCCGGGCGTGCCTGGCCGAGCCGATTGAAGCCAACACGCTGAACACCTGGCACGACCTGTCGCGCCTGGTCGAGCAGCGCATGTTGAGCATCTACAACCAGGATGCCGCAGCCCGTCAGTTGATCCTCGCCCAGCATGGCTTGAGCGAAGTGACCCAGGCCGACCGTCAACACGACATCGAACTGGGCGACCTGATGCACAAGCTGTTCGCCCAGCACTTCCAGCTGCCGGTGCTGCCGGAAGACGTCGATGTGTTTGCCCTGGCCATGGAGCTGGGGGATCGGGTGTATGCCCGCTCGGTGCAGTTGCACGGGCAGATTACGCCGCGTATGGCCGAGGAAGGCATGCGCGTGTTTGATGCGTATCTGGGGTTGTATCTGCCGCCGTATTTACCGAAACGCTGA
- a CDS encoding TOBE domain-containing protein: MTIKAINVRNQFKGTVKEILEGPVLSEIDVQTASGIVTSVITTRSVRELELAIGSEVIAFVKSTEVSIAKL; the protein is encoded by the coding sequence ATGACCATCAAAGCGATCAACGTACGTAACCAGTTCAAAGGCACCGTGAAGGAAATCCTCGAAGGCCCGGTGCTCTCGGAAATCGACGTGCAGACGGCGTCGGGTATCGTCACCTCGGTGATCACCACCCGTTCGGTGCGCGAGCTGGAACTGGCCATCGGCAGTGAAGTGATTGCTTTTGTGAAGTCGACTGAAGTGTCTATCGCCAAGCTCTGA
- the ssuD gene encoding FMNH2-dependent alkanesulfonate monooxygenase — MSLNVFWFLPTHGDGHYLGTAEGARAVDHGYLQQIAQAADRLGFGGVLIPTGRSCEDSWLVAASLIPVTQRLKFLVALRPGIISPTVAARQAATLDRLSGGRALFNLVTGGDPEELSGDGLFLSHEERYQASVEFTRIWRRVLEGETVDYDGQHIQVKGAKLLYPPIQQPRPPLYFGGSSEAAQDLAAEQVELYLTWGEPPEAVAEKIEQVRAKAAKQGRSVRFGIRLHVIVRETNAEAWQAAERLISHLDDDTIARAQASLARFDSVGQQRMAALHGGNRDNLEVSPNLWAGVGLVRGGAGTALVGDGPTVAQRVKEYAALGIDTFIFSGYPHLEESYRVAELLFPHLDVERPELPKSGGYVSPFGEMVANDILPKSAAQR, encoded by the coding sequence ATGAGCCTCAATGTTTTCTGGTTTCTTCCCACCCACGGCGACGGCCACTATCTGGGCACCGCCGAAGGTGCGCGCGCTGTCGATCACGGTTACTTGCAGCAGATTGCCCAGGCTGCCGACCGCCTGGGCTTTGGCGGCGTGCTGATTCCGACCGGGCGTTCCTGCGAGGATTCCTGGCTGGTCGCGGCATCGCTGATACCGGTGACTCAGCGTCTGAAGTTTCTGGTCGCGCTGCGTCCGGGCATCATCTCGCCGACTGTGGCGGCACGTCAGGCCGCAACCCTGGACCGGCTCTCCGGCGGCCGGGCGTTGTTCAATCTGGTCACCGGTGGTGATCCGGAAGAGCTTTCCGGTGACGGCCTGTTCCTCAGTCACGAAGAGCGCTACCAGGCGTCGGTGGAGTTCACCCGCATCTGGCGTCGGGTACTGGAAGGCGAAACCGTCGATTACGACGGTCAGCACATCCAGGTCAAAGGCGCCAAGCTGCTCTATCCACCGATCCAGCAGCCACGTCCGCCGCTGTACTTTGGTGGCTCTTCGGAGGCAGCACAGGATCTTGCCGCCGAGCAGGTCGAGCTGTACCTGACCTGGGGTGAGCCGCCGGAAGCGGTTGCCGAGAAGATCGAGCAAGTTCGTGCCAAGGCCGCCAAGCAAGGCCGCAGCGTGCGCTTCGGTATTCGTCTGCATGTGATTGTGCGCGAAACCAATGCCGAGGCCTGGCAGGCCGCCGAACGCCTGATTTCCCATCTGGACGACGACACCATCGCCCGCGCCCAGGCGTCACTGGCGCGCTTTGATTCGGTGGGCCAGCAGCGCATGGCCGCACTGCACGGCGGCAACCGTGACAACCTGGAAGTCAGCCCCAACCTCTGGGCCGGGGTCGGTCTGGTGCGTGGCGGTGCCGGTACGGCGCTGGTGGGCGATGGGCCGACCGTGGCGCAGCGGGTCAAGGAATATGCCGCACTGGGCATCGATACCTTCATCTTCTCCGGTTATCCACACCTGGAAGAATCCTACCGGGTGGCGGAGCTGCTGTTCCCGCATCTGGATGTGGAGCGCCCGGAACTGCCGAAAAGCGGTGGTTACGTGAGCCCCTTCGGCGAGATGGTTGCCAACGACATCCTGCCCAAATCCGCAGCACAGCGCTGA
- a CDS encoding Tex family protein, translating to MDSINSRIAEELGVRPQQVEAAVALLDEGSTVPFIARYRKEVTGSLDDTQLRHLEERLRYLRELDDRRASILASIEEQGKLTPELAREIKLADTKTRLEDLYLPYKQKRRTKGQIALEAGLGELADGLLNDPQLSPEVEAARFVDAEKGVADVKAALEGAKYILMERFAEDASLLDKLRSFLKQEAVLSARLVAGKEEEGAKFRDYFEHDELLKSVPSHRALAIFRGRNEGVLAASLKVGEELPGTLHPCEMMIAERFGLQNHNRPADKWLGEVVRWTWKVKLYSHLETDLFGELRDNAEGEAINVFAHNLHDLLLAAPAGPRATLGLDPGLRTGCKVAVVDATGKLLDTATVYPHVPKNQWDQTIAVLAALCAKHSVELIAIGNGTASRETDKLAAELIKKYPALKMTKIMVSEAGASVYSASELAAREFPDLDVSIRGAVSIARRLQDPLAELVKIDPKSIGVGQYQHDVSQLKLARGLDAVVEDCVNAVGVDVNTASVALLARISGLNSTLAQNIVSHRDANGAFKTRAALKKVSRLGEKTFEQAAGFLRVMNGDNPLDASAVHPEAYPLVQRIAAETDRDIRSLIGDSGFLKRLDPKKFTDETFGLPTVTDILQELDKPGRDPRPEFKTAEFQEGVEDLKDLQLGMILEGVVTNVTNFGAFVDIGVHQDGLVHISALSEKFIKDPREAVKAGDVVKVKVMEVDIPRKRVGLSMRMSDTPGEKIDGARGNRPGSAPRQQGAQARAKETPAPANNAMASLFANAKQLKKK from the coding sequence ATGGACAGCATCAACAGCCGCATCGCCGAGGAACTCGGTGTCCGCCCACAACAGGTCGAAGCGGCCGTGGCCCTGCTGGATGAAGGCTCGACGGTGCCTTTTATCGCCCGTTACCGTAAAGAAGTGACCGGCAGCCTGGATGACACCCAACTGCGCCATCTGGAAGAACGCCTGCGCTACCTGCGTGAACTGGACGACCGCCGCGCCAGCATCCTGGCCAGCATCGAAGAGCAAGGCAAGCTGACCCCGGAACTGGCCCGCGAAATCAAGCTGGCTGACACCAAGACCCGCCTTGAAGACCTCTACCTGCCTTACAAGCAAAAACGCCGCACCAAGGGCCAGATCGCCCTGGAAGCCGGCCTCGGCGAGCTGGCCGATGGTCTGCTGAACGACCCACAACTGAGCCCTGAAGTCGAAGCGGCACGTTTTGTCGACGCCGAAAAAGGCGTGGCCGACGTCAAGGCCGCGCTCGAAGGCGCCAAGTACATCCTCATGGAGCGCTTTGCCGAAGACGCCAGCCTGCTCGACAAGCTGCGCAGCTTCCTCAAGCAGGAAGCCGTGCTCAGCGCCCGCCTGGTGGCCGGCAAGGAAGAGGAAGGGGCCAAGTTCCGCGACTATTTCGAACACGATGAACTGCTCAAGAGCGTGCCGTCTCACCGCGCCCTGGCGATTTTCCGCGGCCGCAACGAGGGCGTCCTGGCCGCTTCGCTGAAGGTCGGCGAAGAGCTGCCGGGCACCCTGCACCCCTGCGAAATGATGATTGCCGAGCGTTTCGGCCTGCAGAACCACAACCGTCCTGCGGACAAGTGGCTCGGCGAAGTGGTGCGCTGGACCTGGAAGGTCAAACTCTACAGCCACCTGGAAACCGACCTGTTCGGCGAGTTGCGCGACAATGCCGAAGGCGAGGCAATCAACGTCTTCGCCCACAACCTGCACGACCTGCTGCTGGCCGCCCCGGCCGGCCCGCGCGCAACCCTGGGCCTTGACCCGGGCCTGCGTACCGGTTGCAAAGTGGCAGTGGTCGATGCCACCGGCAAACTGCTCGATACCGCCACGGTCTACCCGCACGTGCCGAAAAACCAGTGGGACCAGACCATCGCCGTACTCGCCGCCCTGTGCGCCAAGCACTCGGTAGAGCTGATTGCCATCGGCAACGGTACCGCCAGTCGCGAAACCGACAAGCTAGCCGCCGAACTGATCAAAAAATATCCAGCACTGAAAATGACCAAGATCATGGTCTCCGAAGCCGGCGCTTCGGTGTACTCGGCCTCGGAACTGGCAGCCCGCGAATTCCCGGACCTCGACGTGTCGATCCGTGGCGCCGTGTCGATTGCCCGCCGCCTGCAGGACCCGCTGGCGGAACTGGTGAAGATCGATCCGAAATCCATCGGTGTCGGCCAGTACCAGCATGACGTTTCGCAGCTCAAGCTGGCGCGCGGCCTCGACGCCGTGGTCGAGGACTGTGTGAACGCCGTCGGCGTCGACGTCAACACTGCCTCGGTGGCGCTGCTGGCGCGGATTTCCGGCCTCAACAGCACCCTGGCACAGAACATCGTCAGCCACCGCGACGCCAACGGTGCGTTCAAAACCCGTGCAGCATTGAAAAAAGTCAGCCGCCTGGGCGAAAAAACCTTCGAACAGGCCGCCGGCTTCCTGCGCGTAATGAACGGCGACAACCCGCTGGACGCCTCGGCGGTGCACCCTGAGGCCTATCCGCTGGTACAACGCATCGCTGCCGAAACCGACCGCGACATCCGTTCGTTGATCGGCGACAGCGGTTTCCTCAAGCGCCTGGACCCAAAGAAATTCACCGACGAAACCTTCGGCCTGCCCACCGTCACCGACATTCTCCAGGAACTGGACAAACCCGGCCGCGACCCGCGCCCCGAGTTCAAGACCGCTGAGTTCCAGGAAGGCGTCGAGGACCTCAAGGACCTGCAACTGGGGATGATCCTCGAAGGCGTGGTGACCAACGTGACCAACTTCGGTGCCTTCGTCGATATCGGCGTGCACCAGGACGGCCTGGTGCACATCTCGGCGCTGTCGGAGAAGTTCATCAAGGACCCGCGTGAAGCGGTCAAGGCTGGCGACGTGGTCAAGGTCAAGGTCATGGAAGTCGACATCCCGCGCAAACGCGTCGGCCTGTCGATGCGCATGAGCGACACCCCGGGCGAGAAGATCGATGGCGCCCGCGGCAACCGCCCAGGCTCGGCACCACGCCAACAGGGTGCTCAAGCCCGCGCCAAAGAAACCCCGGCGCCGGCCAACAACGCCATGGCGTCGCTGTTTGCCAACGCCAAACAGTTGAAGAAGAAGTGA
- the ssuB gene encoding aliphatic sulfonates ABC transporter ATP-binding protein codes for MTILKEPPARLLRGIPLAAHNLQKTFGQRQVLRDIDLHIPAGQFVAIVGRSGCGKSTLLRLLAGLDQPTGGELLAGSAPLSEAREDTRLMFQEARLLPWKKVIDNVGLGLSGNWRPQALQALEAVGLAERANEWPAALSGGQKQRVALARALIHQPRLLLLDEPLGALDALTRIEMQQLIERLWRQHGFTVLLVTHDVSEAVAVADRVILIEDGEVGLDLIVDLPRPRVRGSHRLAALETEVLNRVLSVPGAPPEPEPVAPLPTQLRWAH; via the coding sequence ATGACCATCCTCAAAGAACCACCCGCACGGCTATTGCGCGGCATACCGCTGGCGGCGCACAACCTGCAGAAAACCTTTGGCCAGCGCCAGGTACTGCGTGACATCGACCTGCATATTCCTGCCGGACAGTTCGTCGCGATCGTCGGGCGTAGCGGTTGCGGTAAAAGCACCCTGTTGCGTTTGCTCGCGGGGCTCGACCAGCCTACTGGCGGCGAGCTGCTGGCAGGTTCGGCGCCATTGAGCGAGGCACGCGAAGACACCCGGCTGATGTTCCAGGAAGCGCGGCTGTTGCCGTGGAAAAAGGTGATCGACAACGTCGGCCTGGGCTTGTCCGGCAACTGGCGACCACAGGCGTTGCAAGCCCTGGAGGCAGTCGGTCTGGCCGAACGTGCCAACGAGTGGCCGGCGGCGCTGTCGGGCGGGCAAAAGCAGCGCGTGGCCCTGGCCCGTGCCTTGATCCACCAGCCGCGTCTGTTGTTGCTCGATGAACCGTTGGGCGCGCTGGATGCCCTGACCCGTATCGAGATGCAGCAATTGATCGAGCGGCTCTGGCGGCAGCACGGCTTCACCGTCTTGCTGGTGACCCACGATGTCAGCGAAGCGGTTGCCGTCGCAGACCGGGTGATTCTCATCGAAGACGGTGAAGTGGGCCTGGACCTGATCGTCGACCTGCCGCGCCCTCGTGTGCGTGGCTCCCATCGCCTGGCGGCGCTGGAAACCGAAGTTCTCAACCGCGTTCTCTCGGTGCCGGGTGCACCGCCTGAGCCGGAACCCGTAGCACCTTTGCCAACGCAGCTGCGTTGGGCTCATTGA
- the ompR gene encoding osmolarity response regulator transcription factor OmpR — protein MSSTAQTAEGEKILIVDDDPGLSSLLERFFTSKGYRARAVPNTEQMDRLLAREVFNLVVLDLMLPGEDGLTACRRLRAANNQIPIIMLTAKGDELSRIKGLELGADDYLAKPFNPDELMARVKAVLRRQAPAVPGAPGSEDETVTFGDYELSLATRELKRGEEVHMLTTGEFAVLKALVMHAREPLTRDKLMNLARGREWDALERSIDVQISRLRRMIEPDPSKPRYIQTVWGVGYVFVPDGNAGK, from the coding sequence ATGAGCAGCACTGCACAAACCGCTGAAGGCGAAAAAATTCTCATCGTCGATGACGACCCGGGCTTGAGCAGCCTGCTGGAACGTTTCTTCACCAGTAAGGGCTATCGCGCCCGTGCAGTACCCAACACCGAACAGATGGACCGCCTGCTGGCCCGTGAGGTTTTCAACCTTGTCGTCCTGGACTTGATGCTGCCTGGCGAGGATGGTCTTACCGCCTGCCGTCGCCTGCGCGCCGCCAACAACCAGATCCCGATCATCATGCTCACCGCCAAAGGCGACGAACTGAGCCGGATCAAGGGCCTGGAACTGGGGGCCGACGATTATCTGGCCAAACCGTTCAACCCCGACGAGTTGATGGCGCGGGTCAAGGCCGTGCTGCGTCGCCAGGCCCCCGCGGTACCGGGTGCACCGGGCAGCGAAGATGAAACCGTCACCTTCGGCGACTATGAGTTGTCGCTGGCGACCCGTGAACTCAAGCGTGGCGAAGAAGTGCACATGCTCACCACCGGTGAGTTCGCCGTGCTCAAGGCGCTGGTCATGCATGCTCGCGAGCCGCTGACCCGCGACAAGCTGATGAACCTGGCCCGTGGCCGTGAATGGGATGCCCTGGAGCGTTCCATCGACGTGCAGATTTCCCGCCTGCGCCGCATGATCGAACCCGACCCGTCGAAGCCGCGCTATATCCAGACCGTCTGGGGCGTTGGCTACGTGTTTGTACCGGATGGCAATGCCGGCAAGTGA
- a CDS encoding sulfonate ABC transporter substrate-binding protein — protein MRTVILRRGLVALFAAAVSFGAITQAQAESLRIGYQKYGTLVLLKAKGSLEKRLAAQGIQVQWTEFPGGPQLLEGLNVGSIDFGVTGETPPVFAQAAGADLLYVAYEPPAPHSEAILVPKGSSIQSVKELKGKKVALNKGSNVHYLLVRALEDAGLKYTDIQPVFLPPADARAAFERGSVDAWVIWDPYQAAAEQQLQARTLRDGKGIVDNHQFYLATKPYAQKHPEVINTLVEEVRAVGEWSKANPQEVTDQVAPLLGLPADITLTSVKRQGYGAHFLTPDVVSAQQKIADTFHTLKLIPKPLSIKDVIWTPPAKVATAP, from the coding sequence ATGCGCACTGTCATTTTGCGTCGTGGTCTGGTCGCTCTGTTTGCTGCGGCTGTGTCCTTCGGCGCCATTACTCAAGCCCAGGCTGAAAGCCTGCGTATCGGTTATCAGAAATACGGCACCCTGGTGCTGCTCAAGGCCAAGGGCTCGCTGGAGAAGCGCCTGGCCGCTCAGGGCATACAGGTGCAATGGACGGAATTCCCCGGCGGCCCGCAACTGCTTGAGGGCCTGAACGTCGGCTCCATCGATTTCGGTGTAACCGGCGAAACCCCGCCGGTGTTCGCCCAGGCTGCCGGTGCTGATCTGCTGTACGTGGCCTATGAGCCGCCTGCGCCGCACAGCGAAGCGATCCTGGTGCCCAAGGGCTCGTCGATCCAGTCGGTCAAGGAACTCAAGGGCAAGAAAGTTGCGCTGAACAAAGGCTCCAACGTGCACTACCTGCTGGTGCGCGCTCTGGAAGATGCCGGCCTCAAATACACCGACATCCAGCCGGTGTTCCTGCCCCCTGCCGATGCCCGCGCCGCCTTCGAGCGTGGCAGTGTCGATGCCTGGGTAATCTGGGACCCCTATCAGGCCGCTGCCGAGCAGCAGTTGCAGGCCCGTACCCTGCGTGACGGCAAAGGCATCGTCGACAACCACCAGTTCTACCTGGCGACCAAACCCTACGCGCAGAAGCACCCTGAAGTGATCAACACCTTGGTCGAGGAAGTGCGCGCCGTAGGCGAGTGGTCCAAGGCCAACCCGCAGGAGGTCACCGACCAGGTCGCACCGTTGCTTGGCCTGCCGGCCGACATCACCCTGACCTCGGTCAAACGCCAGGGCTACGGCGCTCACTTCCTGACCCCGGACGTGGTCAGCGCCCAGCAGAAAATCGCCGACACCTTCCACACGCTCAAGCTGATTCCCAAACCATTGAGCATCAAGGATGTGATCTGGACTCCCCCGGCCAAGGTCGCTACTGCGCCTTGA
- the ssuC gene encoding aliphatic sulfonate ABC transporter permease SsuC: MSRASTPWPQRLAPWALPLLLLSVWQLAVSVGWLSTRILPAPSAVFSAGVELVRSGEIWTHLAISGWRAALGFLIGGAIGLALGFITGLSKWGERLLDSSVQMIRNVPHLALIPLVILWFGIDESAKIFLVALGTLFPIYLNTYHGIRNVDPALVEMARSYGLSGFELFRQVILPGALPSILVGVRFALGFMWLTLIVAETISANAGIGYLAMNAREFLQTDVVVLAIVLYAVLGKLADLAARGLERVWLRWHPAYQPTRGEGA, from the coding sequence ATGAGTCGAGCATCCACTCCCTGGCCGCAGCGCCTGGCGCCCTGGGCGCTGCCGCTGTTGCTGTTGTCGGTCTGGCAATTGGCAGTCAGCGTCGGCTGGTTGTCGACGCGCATCCTGCCGGCACCAAGCGCGGTGTTCAGCGCCGGTGTCGAACTGGTGCGCAGCGGCGAAATCTGGACCCACCTGGCAATCAGTGGCTGGCGCGCCGCGCTGGGCTTCCTGATCGGTGGCGCAATCGGCCTGGCCCTGGGCTTTATCACCGGTCTGTCGAAATGGGGCGAACGCCTGCTCGACAGCTCGGTGCAGATGATCCGTAACGTTCCGCACCTGGCGCTGATCCCGCTGGTGATTCTGTGGTTCGGCATCGATGAGTCGGCGAAGATTTTCCTGGTGGCTCTGGGCACCCTGTTCCCGATTTACCTCAATACCTACCACGGCATCCGCAACGTCGATCCGGCGCTGGTGGAGATGGCCCGCAGCTATGGCTTGTCCGGCTTCGAACTGTTTCGCCAGGTGATTCTGCCCGGTGCTTTGCCTTCGATCCTGGTTGGTGTGCGCTTCGCCCTGGGCTTTATGTGGCTGACTCTGATCGTTGCCGAAACCATTTCGGCCAACGCCGGCATCGGCTACCTGGCGATGAATGCCCGTGAGTTTCTGCAGACCGACGTGGTGGTGCTGGCGATTGTTCTTTATGCCGTGCTCGGCAAGCTTGCCGACCTGGCCGCGCGGGGCCTTGAGCGGGTCTGGCTGCGCTGGCACCCGGCCTATCAACCGACCCGGGGAGAGGGCGCATGA